From the Candoia aspera isolate rCanAsp1 chromosome 3, rCanAsp1.hap2, whole genome shotgun sequence genome, the window AATGTTCACTTCAGAGTGACTAGGTCAAAGTATGTATTGTGACCCCTCTTGTGTTTCTCTTACAGCCCCCCTCCCAGTCCTTCTGGAACACTGACCATCACTGCGGGATACCCCCATTACCAATCTGTTCCCGTCTATGAGATGAAGTTTCCGGATCTTTGTGTGTATTGAGAGTCTTCAGGCCTCTGCTGGGAATTGTTTAGTCTTAGAGCACACACTGTGTAAAGCCCAGAACGAGTTTGTAGCTCTCTTCACTCTTTCCCTGCCACATTTTAATAGAGCTTTCAGAAATAGCCCTGAACATTAAGTGCAGTTAGGCTGGGATTGTGCCTGAAATATCTTATTTTGTACACTCTATTCCTGCAGttgtgaagaaaaatgaaaagcagaagaTGATTTATTTTTGGCAGCTTGTTTTATGGTGTAGAATTAGAGAGTGCTTAGGCTAGAAGCCACAGGCTCACAATTCCACTTTGTCTAGAAATTACAAGGCTAACTATCAGACTCTGGGCTGGCTTGTTTACTATCAGCCTTTTTTGCAACACAAAACTTGAGCACCTTAAGCAATGCTAGGCAGGCACTTTGCTATCAGTAACTAAATGGTGATGCTAAATACTAGGCCACATTGAAGAACTGGCATGTGTCCCCATAACAGTAGTTAATCTGAACCATAATTTGCTTTCTCAAAATTCCATACTCCTGCAGATTGTTGTCACACACACTGTTGTGGTAAAGAAAAGCCTCCTTTTAAAGCCTGCAATATTTTTCATGTCTTAAAAATGTCTAGTCTACCCCCCacactttgggggaaaaatgtatttttgctgtGCAGcgatatataaattatataaatatatgtatttagtATAGCACAAAATATTAAGGGCATTTTGAaatgatagtttttaaaaaaggaatttctgAAATTGTAATACAAGAGCTGGTTATTCTATGAATTATTTCTCTCtgtagtatagtggttaaaaaaaaatagtgatattTTATTAACTGAAAACAGAAAACCTGAATGGAGCCCCTAAGGAACTTAGAATTGTTATTCTAACGCACACGTTCCCCTTCTTTTCAACCTGCCAACGGCCCCTTTCCCCGAGGCTATAATGTGTCTGCCTCCTGGTCAAAATACCAAAGCTTTCTGATGACTTTCCACTTAACACCCCTTGcacaaaagtttgtttttttttaatcagtccatCCTGCAAACACCTTCAAAAGCCCAGGAACAGCTGGCAAGCTTTGGTAACTTAAGGCCAGCACTGTCTTTACCAGGTAGCTGCCTGGGTCAGTTTGCTGATAGAAgtggggcagggtgggggaaACAGATCTTTTTGGCCTAGTACAATTCTTTACGTAAGAGAAATGCACTGAGGAGAAGTCGGGTCTTAGGAATTTTTTTTGGCCAGCCTATTTAAAAGAGCCAAACTCAGGACGTGCTCACTGTAACCAAGCCCTTTTTTTCAGTTTGACAGCGCAATCACAGCCCTTAGTGGAGGACGAAACCGCCTCTTTCGCACAGCATTCCCCTGTGATTGCAGCTGCTCCGCCCTGCTCAGACGAGAGGCGGCGCCCCTCACAGGACGCAGGTCCCGTTTTCTTGGCACCCTTAGCTCCCCCCTTTTGGTTTTGGAAGGTAAGCTGTGTGGGTGTCTGATGTCATCCAAGTGGTGTCTTACTGAGTAGCAAAAGCCAAGGCGGCCCTACGCACAACTGCCTTTTTCCGACGTGTGGCTGCTTTTGCACAAAATCAAAAGGACAGGCCGAACGCGCGCTCGCATTCACCCACGCAGTCTGTGAACGGTCCTGCTGTCGGTCCAGCCGCTTCCCACTCAGCTCTGCATGCAACAGGCGCCTTGCCTCTCATGCCCCGTCTGCTGAACCGCATCCGTGCTTTGTTGTTGTACTCCACAGTGGAACTTCTGCATTTCCCACACTCCTGTTGCTCCCGTGTAGCATTTAACGGGGTGGGGAAACGCGCAAGCAGAAGCGGTTGTCTTCTGAGGACGGGCCGCCTCCCTGGGCCTGAAAGCACTCATTCCATTGTGCATCGCACTGGCATGGAAAAGCACGGCCTCCCGCGCAGACAGTGTCCTGGCGCTGGCCAAGGAAACTAACACAGCCACGTGGCTGATTGTGTGACAATTCGTTGGACTCAAAAACTCTGGAGAGCACCCGATGCGAAGGCCTGTGTACTTGGTCAGCTGTGCTCGTGGCCGTGTTGGTGGTGTTTGAATGTATGTCCTGCTGGTAGTTTGATATATTCCAGCCCGTTCCTCACCATTTCAGctattatattttaaagaatttatagCTTTTCATAggcattttgttttaatgtaaaaatGAAAACTGTTCTGCAGAGGACAGTCATAACAACTGAATTGTCCCTTTCGCCAGTGCTTCAGTAGACACATCCTGCACCCTCTGTAATTTGCTGTTCGATTAAATGTAAGAACACTGTGCAAATCCACTtgtaagcaataaaataaatttacataaagAATCGCGCAATATGAATAGTTTTCTTTTCTCCTATTTTAAGGCTTTTATTGACATTTGGGTAACAGAAACCATTCTGGGCTGTAAAGCAAGTTGGAGTAGGGTGATCGTGAAGCACCTGCCTTTTGGCCTAGGAGGGGAAGCGTGGCAGGGCTGGGCAATCTGCAGGCCACCTGACCAACCCCCGTACTGGCAGCCTGCAAAGCTGTCCAAGGTTGCTTAACATTCCTCTTTCAGGAAGAATCCCCAGCCTGGGGAAAAGGAGGCATCCGTTCTGTCCTCTCCCTTTCCAGTCGCATTCACTGCTTCCCATTCTGTTCCACGTGGCCTTGGGCTACTATAAAAACAGGAATTAATAATACCATTTCCAGCCATAAGAAGAGTGTCCACCCCTTGGGCATAATACTGGTTTTACATGAAGACTTGATCCTCACCTTCCTTTCAGCCTGCTGGAGAGCCTTTGCTGGCAGCCTGAATGAACTCAGTGGACCCCAAAGACCCCACTTGGTAGGAGGTGGCATCATCTttcatccccctcccctccccccagcgcAGCTTTTCCCAACCAAGCCCACCAGATGCCTTGGACTACAACTGCAATCATTCCTGATCTGGAAATCCTGTGAACGGACAGCTGCCAAGAAGAATCCTTGGGCCAGACCAGGAAGAGAAGGGGGGAGCAGCATTTGCTGTCACCCATAGCTTTCAACTAAAGCCACAGCTTTCAGACAACCCCATTCTTCCTTACTGGCAGCTACAACTGAAAGCAGCTATTCTACACAATGCCAGCTCAGTCCCCACCTCAAGGGCACAGCTAGGGTGGAATGGTCTCCTgacaggcaagcaagcaagcaagacgGGTCCCTCAAACCATGCAAACTAAGACCAAGCACAGAGTGCAGCTAAAACAAACGCCAAGCTCTGCAGCCAACCAAAGCAAAGGAGCTTATTGAGATCTAGAACGTAGAGTATaaagtataataaatatattttattaccaaatttatacaccacccagagtcacttttacggtgagatgggtggtgtataaatttgataataaatataataataaagtgAGCAAGCCAAGCCAAATCTATATTAAGAGAGCAATAGCATTAGCTTACTttgcaagcaggcaggcaggcagggacaCAAAATTGGTTGGTCCTCCTCTCTCCTTACTCTCGCCTGGGTTGTGTGGGCTCAAGGCACAACATCCATGCTGCATACGTGCGTTGGGGGGAGGGTGCGGTCAGAGTCGTCATACCCCGTTGGATCTACCCAGACAAATGACTGGGCCCAGCAACAGGAGCAGGTGTGGGCCACGGGGCGGGGTTGAGAAGGCTAGAAACTGCGTGCTCTGAAGCCCTTGGTGATCTCAGCCTTGTTTTCCCGCAGACGTTTCCTTGCTGGACTAGGCGACATCTTCAGTACGAGAAGGGAGTGGGCCTCGCTCTCTGTtgatataccgtggcttgccctgccagcgtGGGGGGctgtggttctctccttgggagtttgcTATTTCCCACCCAGCGGTGCAGTTTATTGGAGGCTTGTATCGGGCACTGGCGAGCAGGGCATGCTGTCGTAGGCATTCGTGCAGAAAGAAGACCCGCGGGACTCGCCACCCCGCCAGCaccggcagggcaagccacggcgcATCAACGGGGAGCAGGGCCCCCCTCCTCCCGCCGAAGACGCTGCCTCCTCCGCAAGCCCGCCGCCCGCCCAGAGAGCAGCAAGGGCTCCGCGCTCTCTTCGGTGGCACTTCGTGCTTCTGCCATCAGGAGTCACTGGGCAACCCCTGGCCACGCGGACCTTCCTTGCCGGCACGCTGCACTCTGTTCCTGGCCAGAGAAGCGGCCGATTCTTTATGGCTGCTGCGAGCCCCTCCAAGGAACGCGCAGGCTTCCGCTCGTTCTGCCCGCGGCGGACGAAGCACGTCGCCGTCCGTCCCTCACCCCGAAACGCCCGTCCCTCGCAGGCGCCAGGAAGACCAgcttgctcgctcgctcgctcgctccggGCCGGGGGGAGCCGGGGCGGCCAGAGGGGGCGGAtgcggctgggctgggctgggctggagcccCCCCGCCGTCCTCCCGGGCGGGAGAGGGCGCGCGAGCCCGCAGCGGGGCCGGCCGCGGGCGGGGAAGGGCGGAAGGCTCCCGTCGGGCTTCCCGGGACAGCTTTGAGCGCTCCTCGCCTGGGCCCGGGAGCGCCCCCTTGGAGGCGCCCCGGGAAGCCCCGTCGAAACGGGCCGTGAGGGACGACGGCCCCGCGCGTAAGAGGGGCTTATGCGTTTCCATGGGAACGAGTCGACGCGCCGGCCCTGCCACTCCTCCTCCTCACGGCTCTCCCGCGCAGTCCCGGTGTGCACCGCGCCAAGCACCCGGAAGCTGCCCGCTCTGCCCCCCGCGTCTATGGTCGGGGGACCGGAAGCGGGCGCCTCCAGCCACGGAGATCCACGGACGGACGGGCGGGCGGGAGACCCGCGACTCCGGCAGAGACGCGCCGCTTCCACCCCGGCGGCGAGGGCGGGCCGCCCCGCTTTCCTCCCCCTGAAGGTGGGAACGCCGCTCCCCGTTTCTCGGTCCCCGGTCGCGCCGGACGGCCTCTgcgcctcctccctccccccgcgGTTTCCGGGCGGCCGCGGCGGGTCTCGGGCTCCCTCGGCGCAGCGAGCAGCGGGGCCGAAGAGAGCCAGGGGCCGCGGCGGGGGCGACAAGGGCGGCGGGAGGCGCGCCCCCCGCGCCGGCCCCTCCGGGGTCCCGCGCGCGGCTGCTGCTGGGGAGCTCTCCGGTCCCCGCAAGGTCAGCCGGGCCCGCCCTGGAAGGGACGCGGGGCGGCGGCGGAGCAGAACGCAAGCGAAAAGCCTGCCGCCGGGAGCCCGGGGCGTCTAACGCGGCGCCGCTCTCCCGCCTCCCAGGTCTCGGGGCCGGAGCGCGCGGGCGGGCTCCGCCTAACCGAGTGCCCAGCGCAGGAGGCCCCGCGGGCCGATCGGCCGCCCGCCGTTTCCTCGGAAGTAGGCCGGCGCGAGGCGGAGGGTGAGGCCGGgcccggcggggcggggcggggggtcTCGCGGCCGACCGGCGGGGGGGCGGGCGAGGCGGCCCTCGGCCGGGTCCGTGCTAGCCCCGCTGTCCCTCCGCAGCTGCCGGCGCGACTGCCCCGCCGCGACGGAAGGATGTTCCATGGGATCCCCGCCAACGCCGGCATGGGAGGTGAGGCCTGGGGGCTCGCGGGCCGCAGCAGTGGCCCGGGCGGGGGAGGCGGGGCCCCGTCGCTGGGGCGGCGCTCATCGCCTCCTCTCCGCTTTGCTTTCAGCCCCGGGGAACAAGCCGGAACTCTACGAGGCAAGTCGCTCTGTGCTCGTCGCCCCGAAAGCGCCGCTTCCCCCGGCTCGGGACacgggcgggggtggggggatgtgCGTCCCCCCGGCGCCCCCACTGCCGCCGTTCCAGGCACGGCCAGGCTGCAGCGCCCCATCCCCGAAGCCGCTTTCCCTCGGGCGCGGAGAGGCGGGGAGGGCCCgctccccccgccgccgccgccgccgccgagcccGGGCAGGAGGTGGATGCAACTTTGCGCTCTTTCCTTGCAGGAAGTGAAGCTGTACAAGAATGCCCGGGAGCGGGAAAAGTGAGTATTTCCCCCAGAAAGCATCTCCGGGTCTTTCTCCATTGAGCCTTCTGTCCCAGAAGCCGGGGCAGACAAAACAGCTCCCTGAAATAAATCTGGCCCCTTGAACTGCCAGGGTGCATATGGAGTGGGAAGGGGCAGGGGGCAAGGGCCAGTAGCGCTGCGCTGAGTAAGAATGGGCAGAGCACTGACGAACAGGCGTCTGTGCCCGAGGGCCCGGTTCCTTGCAGCGTCTCGCTTTTGAAGGGTAACCTTGTCCAGTTAACAGTGATTCTTCCTACTTCGTTCAACTTGGTTTCAGGTATGACAACATGGCTGAGCTGTTCGCTGTGGTGAAGACCATGCAAGCCCTGGAGAAGGCCTATATCAAGGATTGTGTCAATCCCAATGAGTAAGTAAGAGTAAGCACTTGGGACGAGtgttcctcccaccagagggtgAGGGAAAGGAAAGAACGAACAGGACAGATCTGTTTCCACGGGAAAACCTTCTGAAATGGCCAGGGGTGGGGGGTTCTGCTCTTTAATGGCAACACACAGCCTGGCTTCCTTGTATGCTTCTAGAGGCCTGGTCTCTTCCACATGATGTTTATCAAATGGCTCAGGGCAGAATTCCTGATGTCGTTAGAAGCGGCACGGGTTAACCGCCTCTCCTCTTTTGAGGGAGGATCAGCTACTTCCAGCAGCCCCTATAGTATACTCTTGCTGGCCTGCTGGGCCTGCAGCGCCACCAGCTTAGTGATCCCTTCTCTCTGCCACTCCCTTGGACCATCCTTCCTGGCCCTTCCAGGTACACCGCCGCCTGCTCTCGCCTCCTGGTCCAGTACAAGGCCGCATTCAAGCAGGTACAAGGCCTGGAGATCAACTCGATCGATGACTTCTGCCGCAGGTTTCGGGTAAGCGGtcaagtggggggtggggaggggagtttgCGTAGACTGCGCTGGGAGGCCGAGAGGACCGGAGGAGGGCCGGTCACGGGATCCCGGCGAGGAGTGGCCCGTCACTTCCCTTCTCCACAGCTCGATTGCCCACTGGCCATGGAGAGGATCAAGGAGGATCGGCCCATCACCATCAAGGACGACAAGGGCAACCTCAACCGCTGCATTGCAGACATCGTGTCGGTAGGTTTGGGGCCTGGTGGGAGACTGAGGGACCCTTCACAGGATGCATCTGACCTACGCCCTGCCCTGCCTGCCTGGGGCGGAGGGCTGTTTTCTCTTCCAGCTCTTTATCACGGTGATGGACAAGCTACGCTTGGAAATCCGGGCCATGGATGAGGTGAGCAAACCTAGAGGGGTCTTGGTCACAGGTTGTCTCTGGGGAAGAGTTCGGGTCAGCTGCTGCTGCGGGCTCACTCGTGTCAAAGCCCACGTTTGTGCATAGGCTTGGTTGCCAAAAGGGGGTGGTTGGCAAAGTGTCACCCCTGCACATGTTCAAGTAAGCAGCTCTGGGCCCTGTTCTCCCAAATCTTGTTTGGCTCGCAGAGAATCAGCTCCTGCGCCGCCTCCCttaaattattcattcattcagtttatatagccactcatctcagaccagtgactctgggtggctaatatgCTAACATGGGAACTGAGCAAGGAAGACGAgcatcctctctcctcctctgcagATCCAGCCAGACCTGCGGGAATTGATGGAAACCATGAACCGCATGAGCCATTTACCGCCAGACTTTGAGGGGCGGCAGAAAGTGAATCAGTGGTGAGCCCTTCCCGGGGGAATGGAAAGACTTGTGCTGGTGGTGCGCTTGCTGTGCACACTTCTGCCGCAGCGCCCCGCTCCAAGGCGGGAAGGGGGCCAGCGAGGCAGGATGGGCAGGCACAGAGCTACAGAAGCCAAAGCCGATTCTTTTCTCCTCCTGGGAGAGGGGGAAGACGAGGGGGTCACTGCCTCTGACCGGGATCTCTCCCCCTCTAGGCTCCAGACTCTGAGCGGGATGTCAGCTTCTGACGAACTGGACGACTCTCAGGTCCGCCAGATGCTTTTTGATCTGGAGTCGGCCTACAACGCTTTCAACCGCTTCCTGCACTCGTGAGGCCAGGGGTGGCCAGGACCCCTGCCGGGGCCAAGATGTCCATTCCGCAAAGGGAAAACGCTGCAGGTGCCCTTGGGCTCCACTCTGTGTCCACGTGGTTTTGAAGGCTGTTGAGTGTCCGTATGCCCCGTTCCTCCTCTGAGTGCCAGAACTCGAGTTTCCCTTCTTTTTGGAAAAGAGGAAGCCCCTTGTCAGTACCTACATTTTATGACTCTACTTTCATTGCCTAGGTTGTTTCGCAGCGCTAGCTACACTGTGGGGGTGGGGCGGTGGACTGAGCCCCTCCTTTTGCAGCCTTGAATTGGGGAGCAGCAGCTTATTGGGGGATGCGTGTATTTATTTGGGTTTTGCTTTCGCCTCAGAGAGGCAGATTTCATGGGTCTAAAGCAAATAAAATCTTTCTACAATTGAAACCGGTGTATCAGATTTATTCAGAGGCGGTTTAAcatcccttcctctcctctcctctcccctcaaGGCCACAAATAAGTTTTCACCCAAAGCTTAAAAGGGGAAGGCCTGCAGCCCTTCCCGGCTCTGCTTACAGCCAGTGGAAGAGAAGCACTGGCGTTTAATAAATACAGGACAGTTCAAAGCAAGAGGACAGAATTAGAAGAATTATTAGTTAAAAACAGCAGCTTTGCCCATGGAGAACATGGGGTGCTTTTACTCCCAACCAAATCCACTCTGCAGGCACAGAGTCCTCAGCTACACAAGCCAGAGCTACATTCACCCGCAGCTATAATGGCTTGTCTTCAATTCACTGGCGCTCTCGAGTTTGTTGTGCTATTCCTTACTTTCAACTGAGAGTCATCAGTACTGGTCCTGTGGGGGGGAAACGGTGTGCAgctgtgtccccaactccttggTCCTTGATTAGCCAGCCTCCATCTTCAGGGTGCCTGTGCTACAGGCTCTGGCAGAAAAGTTTGTGGTGACGTGTGACAGAATGAAGGGAGGTTTTGGCTGGGCCGTGCCAGAGTTCAGCAACCTCCCGCTGATCGCTTCTGCTGAGCTGCCGACTGCAGAGTTGCAGCTGCCGTATCAGGGAGGACAGCTTGGTCCACGTGACGTTCTCCAGCGGTCCACGGACAGAACAGCCTAGgaaagatgggagggagggagcctgTTGGTTGTGACTCGGCATCGCCTGGGAACTTCCCATCTTGAGCCCAGGCATCGTTCTCTCTGCTAAGCAGCTGTTTATACAAATACTACCCAGTGTCCTTCAACACCGTCCTCCCTCCATTAAGAGAGAAACCGGGCCTTGTGAAGTAACTccggaagccaactggcaacagAGGAAAACCGGTCTGGGGGAAAGCTGCTTTCCTGAGCATCACTCCTAGAAGGGACTGACGTGCATTTGGGCAAGGAAAGGACGTGGGCTATGAGAGAGGTGCAGACCGCACTGCTCCCTTAGTTTTCTGGGGATGACAGATCAGGTCCACAGGCCGGAGTCGCCCAACATGCTAAACACACACCAACCGCCGGGTAGCACGGCAGGACGCTCTGGTTCAGATGACAGGCTGGGTTCCCAGCTGCAGCCTTCGACAGTCAGGGGAACGGGGCAGAAAACCCGGACAGGCTCACCAGCCAGGCTAAGGAACCGGAGGCCCCGCTTCCTCTTCTCCAGGGCGAGTAACAGCATCTGGAGACCAGCCACGCCGATCGCAGGGTTTGTGGACAAGTCCAGCGAGTCCAAGGACAGGCAAGCCGGGAGGGCCCTGCAGGGAGAGCAAACAAAGCGGCGGATGTGCCTGCCTTTAAAGGCAGCTGATAACCCGCAGCCAAAGGGCTTGGAGCCTGCAGCTGAAATGCTCCCGGGCTCTGGCCCTGAAAAGGGAGGGGTCCGCAGAGCACTTGGCCAGGCTCCCTGAACCCACAACTCCGGTCCCACCAACCGGCGGCATCGCTCTACTTGGAAGGAGGCCccccctcctcctgccccccTCGCAGACAAGGCAAGCAGGACTCCCTTGCTTTTGGTCCAGCTGTTGGGAGGAGCCTCCCCCTCGTTTTCAGGAGCACAACAGCCGGGGGAACCGCCTCCCGTTGGATTGTAGCGAGAACAACTAAAGGCGCAGCAGAACAGACGGGGCACGCATGTTGCCTCAGAGCCTGGCTCCTGCCCGGAGGAAGATGCCCCTGCGACCATCAGAGATTTCGAAGCCAAGGATGCCACAGCCTCATTTCTAGAGAGCTCCCTTTTCTGCACCGCCACCCCAAACCGAGCAACAGCAGCCATCCTACCTAGCTAGCTCCGAAACGTCCCCATCGTCAAGGTGATTCCCAGAGAATCCCAGGTGGGTAAGAAGGCAGCCTTCCTGTCCAGAGAAGGATGGAGATTCAGAATTGAGACGGGGTCGTGTGTTCTCCccatcccagaattccacagcccaGCCCCCTGGCAACCAGAGAGCACAGACCTGCGCCAGATACCCGGCCACCGCCTCCCTCAGCCGCAGCTGGTCCCCTGCCCTGGGCTCCACCGAGCCGATCTCGAGGTGGGTGAGCGATTCGCAGGGCAGGCTTTTCAGCAGCACCCCGAGGCCACGCGAGCCCAGCGCATTGTGGGACAGAGTCAGTCGCTTGAGGTGCACAGCTCCTGCGGGGAAGCAAAAGGGAGATGGACCATCACCAGGTGTTTGAGGGGCGAGAGCATCAGCCACAACTGGGAGAACAAGGGAGGTCAGCAGAGTGCCAAAGGCCAGTCCACGGAGGGCCACAGAAAGAGAGTGTCCACCCCATTGCTGGACCTTTTAGCATCTGGAGGGGCTCATCGGGGCCTGTCCCCTGGGCCTGTTCTACTGCGCAGGCGCTAAAAGGGTTCCGAACCTGGGGACAAGCTGGGGGAGGGTGgctcaacagagaaggcacaccggGCGGAGCAGCAGTCACACAACATGCTTTACTAACTCAATCGTTGATCCAGGAGCTCCATTCACACAACATCTAAGTTTGGTTACTTTCTGTGGGGCTTAACCCTTTGTGTTTATTGTAGTCATTTGGTTAGTTTCCAATTCTCAACCATTTGTGATGTGAGGACACAGAAAAATGACGCATTTGGGTCACCAACTGCACTCTGCCAATGCTGTCTGCACGGAGCAAGTCTCAGGTCCACGCAGTACCAGAGGACTGAGCAAAGCTTTAGCCAAGAGGGTGACGGGGGCTTCAGTTGCCCCCCAGCTGGATTAAGGAACACGGAGGAGGCCGTCAGAGGAGGCCGACCCCAGGCAGCCAGGCAGAAGGTTCAGCAAGTGGAGGTAGGGAGTGCTGCTCTCGCCTGGGACAGAGCTCTGCGcgcttcctcctcctcagctcaCCCGCAGGACCCCAAACGGCCTCGGATCCCCACAGCCGAAGGAGTCTGGCACCAGCATCAACAGCAGAGTTAACTTTTACAAACGAGGAATGGGTCGTGAGGGTGGCAGAACTTGCAGaagtggctaaattgacttgtttggttAGGGAGGGAGCAACTACTACTTTTgtaagactggaaaccctttatggactttttgctgaaaatgggaaaaaatgaactggtgatttctggatttactgattaataagggttgaatatggggagAAGGGAATCATGTTATGTAATTTAGAAGGAGGAAACAGCCTCAAGTATGTCTGtagctgctgtaaagaagattggaggcTGCTGCTTTGAgtatttttttgtctttctcttcgctttcctttgttttcaacatttttcctttttctttctttctttctttttttctacattgttttcatgtttttaaaaacttctttaataaaaattattaaaaaaaacccaccagacTTAACATTTACAGGACACCAGCATTGGAAGCTGGCACACACTGGATTGTTGCTTTCCTGCCTTGACTTCCCCTTTGGTTTATACACTACtttggcatacaggtagtcctcgacttacgaccacaattgggaccagaacttccatcgctaagtaatgtgggtgttaagtgagtcgcacccgattttacgaccttttttgctgtggtcattaaatgaatcacacattcctcattgattttgcttgtcaggagccagctgggaaggtcgcaaatggcaatcacatgaccccaggaagCTGCAACTGCCATAAATAcatactggttgccaagcgcccaaattttgatcacatgaccgtggggatcctgcaatggtcataaatgcaaggactggctataagtcacttttttcagtgccgttgtaactttgaatggtcactaaacaaatggtcgtaaatcgaggacCACCTATAATGCATATTGGGATGGCATCTGACTGTGAACCAACTAGAGACTGAAAGAGCAATATATCATGTATGCTCCTTTATTATTCATTACTCCAGTGTGGTGGAGTGGATAAGCTGTTGAAGTAGAACCACGACATGCAGGCcaagtccaccctcaaccatggacCATCACTGGGTCACACTGCTTCCATCACACTCTCAGCTAAAGCTACCTCTCAGGgaggctgttgtggggaaaaactggagtAGGTAGTAAAACTCCTGATGCGCGATACAAGCCTAAGGAAGATATTCCGGGTCAGCTGTGTCAGATCCTGTCTCTAGAAAGAAGGGCTCCTGCCATCACTACAGTCTTGGAGCTTCTCTATTTTGGTGAGCGTGGGCTCTCCTCCTGCAAAACCCCCTTGCTTCTGAAGACCTCCCCATCACTCCTTATCTTTCGGCATCCAGAACTCCACCGGAACGCCACATCCACTCTCTTCGTCTTACCTTTCAAGGCGCTGGCCAGCAGGAGGCAGTGGGGCTCCAGGAAGGTGGACCCAAGGCCGCAGGCTTGCAATCGAAGTGTGCTCAAGACAGGGCAGGCCTGAACCAGCGAGGCCAGAGATGGGGAGCTGCTGTCACCCAACGGGTTCAAGCTGAGATCCAGCTCTTCCAAGTTCTGGAGCAGTGAAACGGGGAGGAGGCAATGAAGGGACAGCCACACACGTGCCAGGAGTTTGAGGGCCAGTAAAGATAATCTGATGCCCCAAAAAGTACCTTAAATGATCTCCCTCAACCTACCCACCTGAGGCTGCAAACTGCCTCTCCAGTTATGATGGACCGTTAAAACAATGATCATCCTGAGGGCATCAGGAAACTGCCAAGTATCTCTGAGTTACTGGACTGCAGGGCAGATTACAGGTCCTGGCTTGCACAGAAGGGCATGAGACTGCTTGGGGTAAAGCTGgcctttggttgcacttgtggcatCTTGGCCCAGAAGTGCCCAAACTGGCTGCtactgtccttaccattagcaggaaaggctgagcatgatATGGTGTGACTAAGGCTAAGGATGGTGACCTAGTGTACCCCTTCTCTGCCTTAGTAAAAAGCtttatgtgaaagcctcagtggaccaaagccatgatg encodes:
- the VPS28 gene encoding vacuolar protein sorting-associated protein 28 homolog; amino-acid sequence: MFHGIPANAGMGAPGNKPELYEAMKLYKNAREREKYDNMAELFAVVKTMQALEKAYIKDCVNPNEYTAACSRLLVQYKAAFKQVQGLEINSIDDFCRRFRLDCPLAMERIKEDRPITIKDDKGNLNRCIADIVSLFITVMDKLRLEIRAMDEIQPDLRELMETMNRMSHLPPDFEGRQKVNQWLQTLSGMSASDELDDSQVRQMLFDLESAYNAFNRFLHS